GACAGGTCCGGCAACCCGGGTTGCCCCGGCCAGAGCTTCATCTCCCCGTTCTTGAAGCGAACCGGTTTGCTTCCCACCGCCTGCATCGTATGCAACCTGCTGCCAACCTGGCGCTTTACTTCCTGCCTCTTCCCCACCGTCTGTTTGGCCACCGGTAGCCGTCCTATCCCTCCTGCCGGCCCGGAAACCCAGCTTTTCTATAGTGGCCAGGGTGCGGCCGGTCCAGGCGGGAGCAGGTTCCGCGGCGTACCCGCCACGCCGGGCCATCCGCCGCCATGCCGTTGCCCAGGCCCGGCGCAAGGCCGCCCGTTCTTCGGGGCCGATGACCAGACGGCGGCCGGCCACGTCCAGCAGCCAGAGCACGGCGGCCAGGGCCAGCAGTGGGGAGGAGAGATCCCGGCCGGCCCAAACCGGAGGTAAATTGGGGGCAAAGGCCTCCGCCGGGGAGGCCAGCACCGTTCCGCCGCCGGCCCGGGCAATCTCCTCCAGCCGGTCCAGATCCACCCCCGTCTCCCGGTATTCGGCAGGGTAGGATACCACCAGGCCGGTTTGAGCCACCAGCGCACGGCTGCCGCCATTTGTTGCCGTAATACTCACCAGGTACGCGCCGGAACCGGCAACCGCTGTTTGCCCCGTATATCTCCCGGGACCGGCGGGATGTAAATCGAAGGTTCTGGTCTCCCCATCAGGCCCGGTCAATATGTCCGTAAACCGGCGCACCATTTGCCAGTGCCCGGGATCATCCACGGTAACGCGGACAACAGAATCACCCGGGGCACCGGCCTGCGGGGTACCCCCGGCAGTTGCCGCAGGCTCCTCGCCCTGTACAGCCGCCGCTGCTTCCGCTCCGCTGATCACTTCCGCCTGCACCTGCACCGGACTGGTATCCACCGCGGGCAGGATCCACGACAGGACATTCCCCCAGAGCCTGGGGAAAACCTGACTTTGAACCCAGGCGGCGCTCCAGCGGCCGGCTGCGTCGGGAGTCCAGGCCACAGCACGCCCCAACCCGTACTGCCAGGCCGCCAGTACCGGATCTCCCCGGTGGGAGACGAGTACCGTTTCCGCCCGGTCTCTGGCTGTGGTGGTAATGTAACCTTCCAGGAAGGGAACTTTTTCCAAACCCTGGAGCAGGGGGCTGGCTGCGGCGGCCCGGGGAAAGAAACGTTCGTTTACAGCAAAACTGCGGGTGGCCATAACCGTTTCCCTGGTAAATATGGCCGGAATGGTTCCGGCATCGGCAGTGGCGTAAAAACGCCCCCGGCCCAGTTCGGCCAGAGCCTTTAACATCCCGGCGTCTGCCCCGGGACCCACGGCCACACAGGTAAGGGTTATGCCCTTTTCCTGCATCGCCCTTGCCAGTTCCTGATAAGACCCTCCGCTGGCCGAAATGCCATCTGTCAACAGGATGATGTGCTTGACCCGGGTCGGGGCATCCTTTAAAGCCTCGTAAGCGCTGGCCAGAGCCGGAAAGATTTCCGTGCCTCCACCGGCATAAATGCGCCCTATTTCCTGGCGCAGCCGCTCCCTGTCATCCGCCGGCGTCAGGGGCACCACCAGCCAGGGCTGGCTGTCAAAGGCAATTACCCCCACCCGGTCCTTTTTAGTCAGGATGGAAATGCTGCGCGCAGCCGCCTCCCTGGCCAGGCTCATTTTATCCGCCCCGCCGGCTTCCCCGCTCATACTGCCCGATTTATCAATGACCAGCATCAGGCCCAGGGAAGGCATTTCTCCCCGGCCGGAAATGCGCATTTCCACGGGCAGCGCCCGTTCCACCGGGGTACCGGCGTAACCGCCGGGACCATAGGAGTCGGGCCCGCCCACCATAACCAGGCCGCCACCCCCGTCCCGCACATAAGTTTCAATCTCCTGCATGGTTTTTTCTCCCAGGCTGAAAGCAGGCACGTTAACCAGAAACACCGCCTGGTAACGGGCCCAGGCGGCCAGTCCCCCGGGCACGCTTTCCGGGGTTACCACCGTGACCTCTACTTTTCCGGCGCTGCGCAGCGAGCGGACCAGGGGAACAGTCTCTTTTATATCAGGACTCACCACCAGGACGTGGGGCGGCCCACTTACCTGTTGCACCGCACCGGCCCGGTTATTGGCCGTAAAAACATCCAGGGCGGGATCGGCGGCCACCACGCGGGCCTGGTAGCTGTGCAGGCCGGCACTACCCGCATCAACGGAGAGGCTGATGCGGTTTTCCCCCACCCGCAGTTGCACCTCCCGGGAGGCCACCATCATCCCGTCCCGGTCTATATAAAGGGTGGCCCGGGTGTCCCTGGTGGCAGTAACCACTACTTCCAGGGTAGCCTTTTCGCCCACCCGGGCCCGGGGAGGGACTTTTAAAGCTTCCACTCGCACGTCCGGACCGGCGGGGCCTCCCAGGGGCACCACATCCACCCGCACCCCTTCTTCCCGTAGTTGTCGGGCCGCCGCCACGGCGTCACCCCCGGTATCCCGCCCGTCGGACAACAACACCACCCGCCGCCGGGCATCCTCGGGGAAAAGGGCCCCGGCCAGGCGCAGGGCTTCCCCCACCCGGCTGCCTGCCATGCCGGGGTCTGTTCCCAGTTGGTGAAACACCGGGCGGAGCCCCGGGGGTTCTTCCACCAGTGCCTGCTGGCCAAAGGCAACCACGCCGGCCAGGGCGGAAGCCGGCCTGGCTGCCAGGGCCTCCCGGATCCACTGTTCTCCGTGACTTCTGGCCGGCCCCACGCTGGCCGAAGCGTCCAGGGCCAGAATTACGGCCTGCCGCTGCACCGGCTTAACCAGGTGCGGCCCCGCCAGCACGGCCACAAGGAGGATCAGGATGGCAAAACGAAAAGCGACCCGGAAAATTTCCCGCCGCCAGGGCCCCCGTCCGGCCAGCCGGGCCATCTGCAGCCAGGGCAGGCGCAGGTACCAGGCGGCGGCCAGAATTACCGGCAGGGGCAGCCACCATAAAGGTTCGGTAAAACTAACGCCCACGGCTGGCCACCCCCCATTCCACCAGCACCGCAGCCAGGGCCAGGGCACTCAAAAGGCCAGCCAGGGATTGGGGGCGGGGCCCCGGGGCGGTGGAGGTTACCTCCTCCCCCTGCCGGGAACGGGGGTCCCGCACGCGCAGATCGGATTCCCGGGGATGGTAGCCGTTTACAGCCACCAGACGGCTGATCCGGCCGCCGGAGTAATCCCCGTCCCCGCAGATCTCTACAATGCGGTACAGCCCCGGGGCAGAAGGAACCCAGGGTACAGGTGGAAAGGGCGGGGCAAGCACCACCGAAACACCACGCTTGCCATCATCTAAATTGTTCTCATTGGGAACACTGGAAAAGGAAACTCCCCGGAAAAAAACGGCTTCCGGCGAAACCGGCTCCACCTCTATACTCCGGGCCAGGGGCAAAGCGGCCACCTCAACTTCCCGGCCCGGGTAAACCTGCGCCGGCAGTTCCAGGTCAGGGGGCGCCAGCCAGGAGATGGCGTTGTGCAGGAGTAGGGGAAAGGCCGGGCGCAGGGGCAGATCGGAATCGTGCAAATCAAATCCCCAGGCCGCCAGGCGTTTTCCCTGCCGCTGGCCGTGGGCCAGCACTGTTTTTCCGGCAGTATTTACGTCGGCAGTCCAACCGCTGCCGGTTTCCAGGGCGCGGGCAGAAGCAATATGTACCTGGGACAAATCTACATAGCGGAGCATGACATTTCCTTCCGTCCCGGCCAGGGCCGGAGGATGAAACCTGCCCCCTATTTTTAATCCGGCAACCTCCCCTGCCGGGGGGTTTACGAAAAGCGCCGCCCCCGGCGGCAGGGGAGAAATAAGGCCGTCCAGCACGGTGATCTCGTAGTTATAAGCTCCGCCCAAAAGGGATGGGTATTCTTGAGGTGTGCATTTATATACCTCAACGCCCGGCAATACACCCAGCGCCCGTTCCAGGAAGATATTTCCCCGGCTGACCAGCAGAACCCGCACGCGGTGGTTGCTTTCGGGCACCGCCCAGGCCCGGTTGTCCAGGGCCAGGTGATCCATCCCGACATCATCTACGGCCAGGCGCGCCGCCACCGGCACCCCGGCAGGTAAACCGGGCCATAGCAGGTGGGTGCTTTCCCCCGCCCCCAGGTGCCATTTTTGGGCCTTCATTTCCCGGTGACCGGCACTCAGGTAAACCTGGCCGGAAGCCGCCCGCCCGCCATGGTTAACAACCGTTACCTGGGCCGCCTGGCCCTCTCCGGCCGGGCGCAACTGCAAACCGGCCAGGGCCACATTGGCCGCCCCATCCCTGCCCACGGCGACCAGTTCCAGATCCCCGGCATTGTTCACCGGAGCCAGGCCACCGTCACTCACCAGAACTATCCGGGGCCGGTCCTGCTGGCGGCCCAGTGCCCGGGCCAGGGAAAGGGCCGGCCCCAGCTCCCCCGGATAATAGGACGGCTTGAGCCCCTGCAGCGCCCGGTGCACCTGCCGGTAATCGGCAGACTCGCGCACCACCACCCGGGGCTGGCGGTCAAAAACAATGACCGTCATGGTAGCCCCCTTCTCCAGGCTATCGGCCAGGGCCTCCACTTCCCGCAATGCCCGGGAAAAGCGGGTCTGCCCTAAATCAGTAGCGTTCATACTGGCCGAAGCATCCAGGAGTACAATGACGCTTTTGGAAGGGGAACCCCGGTACCACACCGGCGCTGCAGCCCCCAGGGTCAGGGATGCGGCCACCAGCAACTGCAGCCACAATAACAACCGGGGTTTCAGCCGCTCCCAGGGGCGGCTGGCCTCCAAAATGGATGGCG
This sequence is a window from Desulfofundulus luciae. Protein-coding genes within it:
- a CDS encoding VWA domain-containing protein — protein: MGVSFTEPLWWLPLPVILAAAWYLRLPWLQMARLAGRGPWRREIFRVAFRFAILILLVAVLAGPHLVKPVQRQAVILALDASASVGPARSHGEQWIREALAARPASALAGVVAFGQQALVEEPPGLRPVFHQLGTDPGMAGSRVGEALRLAGALFPEDARRRVVLLSDGRDTGGDAVAAARQLREEGVRVDVVPLGGPAGPDVRVEALKVPPRARVGEKATLEVVVTATRDTRATLYIDRDGMMVASREVQLRVGENRISLSVDAGSAGLHSYQARVVAADPALDVFTANNRAGAVQQVSGPPHVLVVSPDIKETVPLVRSLRSAGKVEVTVVTPESVPGGLAAWARYQAVFLVNVPAFSLGEKTMQEIETYVRDGGGGLVMVGGPDSYGPGGYAGTPVERALPVEMRISGRGEMPSLGLMLVIDKSGSMSGEAGGADKMSLAREAAARSISILTKKDRVGVIAFDSQPWLVVPLTPADDRERLRQEIGRIYAGGGTEIFPALASAYEALKDAPTRVKHIILLTDGISASGGSYQELARAMQEKGITLTCVAVGPGADAGMLKALAELGRGRFYATADAGTIPAIFTRETVMATRSFAVNERFFPRAAAASPLLQGLEKVPFLEGYITTTARDRAETVLVSHRGDPVLAAWQYGLGRAVAWTPDAAGRWSAAWVQSQVFPRLWGNVLSWILPAVDTSPVQVQAEVISGAEAAAAVQGEEPAATAGGTPQAGAPGDSVVRVTVDDPGHWQMVRRFTDILTGPDGETRTFDLHPAGPGRYTGQTAVAGSGAYLVSITATNGGSRALVAQTGLVVSYPAEYRETGVDLDRLEEIARAGGGTVLASPAEAFAPNLPPVWAGRDLSSPLLALAAVLWLLDVAGRRLVIGPEERAALRRAWATAWRRMARRGGYAAEPAPAWTGRTLATIEKLGFRAGRRDRTATGGQTDGGEEAGSKAPGWQQVAYDAGGGKQTGSLQERGDEALAGATRVAGPVPPGGRMRADSGRRPELDDLPVQDEGVISPGQPGSPQDTAARLLAAKRRRKK
- a CDS encoding vWA domain-containing protein, producing the protein MSFFHPLFLWLGLTLPAIVALYILRPRRREMIVPSTLFWRAAPSILEASRPWERLKPRLLLWLQLLVAASLTLGAAAPVWYRGSPSKSVIVLLDASASMNATDLGQTRFSRALREVEALADSLEKGATMTVIVFDRQPRVVVRESADYRQVHRALQGLKPSYYPGELGPALSLARALGRQQDRPRIVLVSDGGLAPVNNAGDLELVAVGRDGAANVALAGLQLRPAGEGQAAQVTVVNHGGRAASGQVYLSAGHREMKAQKWHLGAGESTHLLWPGLPAGVPVAARLAVDDVGMDHLALDNRAWAVPESNHRVRVLLVSRGNIFLERALGVLPGVEVYKCTPQEYPSLLGGAYNYEITVLDGLISPLPPGAALFVNPPAGEVAGLKIGGRFHPPALAGTEGNVMLRYVDLSQVHIASARALETGSGWTADVNTAGKTVLAHGQRQGKRLAAWGFDLHDSDLPLRPAFPLLLHNAISWLAPPDLELPAQVYPGREVEVAALPLARSIEVEPVSPEAVFFRGVSFSSVPNENNLDDGKRGVSVVLAPPFPPVPWVPSAPGLYRIVEICGDGDYSGGRISRLVAVNGYHPRESDLRVRDPRSRQGEEVTSTAPGPRPQSLAGLLSALALAAVLVEWGVASRGR